One region of Pseudobdellovibrionaceae bacterium genomic DNA includes:
- the recO gene encoding DNA repair protein RecO: protein MNKSVKMIVLKRMKWAEADLIIHGLEPNGARLHCLARGALKSRKRFGGGLLEPTHYLECQVKMAVREDALHSLEDARLLEGFEGLRSDYDRLNLALRCLDVIDRSNPGDVFPEIFNLLGNSLKTLADGANLARVEAQFGLKFLKLHGVLEFDEWMAPFLEQPIATLAGESAFPQVPTPKRSWLSEQIKRYVQSASL from the coding sequence ATGAACAAGAGCGTGAAAATGATCGTGCTCAAGCGGATGAAGTGGGCGGAAGCCGACTTGATCATCCACGGGCTTGAGCCCAACGGCGCGCGTTTGCACTGCCTGGCGCGCGGAGCGCTGAAAAGCCGCAAACGCTTCGGGGGCGGTCTGCTCGAACCCACTCACTATCTCGAGTGTCAGGTTAAAATGGCCGTGCGGGAAGACGCGCTTCATTCCTTAGAGGACGCGCGCCTGCTCGAGGGTTTCGAGGGCTTGCGTTCGGACTACGATCGGTTGAACCTCGCGCTACGCTGCCTGGACGTGATCGACCGCTCGAATCCCGGCGACGTCTTCCCCGAGATTTTCAATTTACTCGGCAATTCGCTTAAAACCTTGGCCGATGGCGCGAACTTGGCGCGCGTGGAAGCGCAGTTCGGTTTGAAATTCCTGAAGCTTCACGGAGTCCTGGAATTCGACGAATGGATGGCGCCTTTTCTCGAGCAACCCATCGCGACGTTGGCGGGAGAGTCGGCCTTTCCCCAAGTGCCGACGCCGAAGCGCAGCTGGCTGAGCGAACAAATCAAACGCTACGTGCAGTCGGCTTCACTTTAG
- a CDS encoding sigma-54-dependent Fis family transcriptional regulator codes for MWQTPTAKILETKTIVYQSEIMNGLMKMVDRVAPSTANVLVLGESGTGKELIARAIHDRSQRRGRAFVAINCGALRDTLLESELFGHEKGSFTGAYQKKMGLAEAANGGTLFLDEIGELAPAIQSKLLRFLQEGEIFRVGGKDPVKVDVRVICATNRDLAKEVQIGNFREDLFYRINTIILEVPPLRRRKEDIPALINYFLSNGGNAGLLNRGRQMDAEAMQSMVNYEWPGNIRELQNVCERLQILADGHTIMFNDLPDNVRTPENKDETGEYDPQITLAELEKRYILKALVHFDGNKTQAAQALGITIKTLYNKLHEYGEFERFAVHSRPKA; via the coding sequence ATGTGGCAAACCCCCACAGCTAAAATTTTAGAGACAAAGACCATCGTCTATCAATCCGAGATCATGAATGGTCTCATGAAGATGGTCGATCGCGTGGCTCCGTCCACGGCGAACGTCCTGGTTCTCGGTGAATCCGGAACCGGTAAAGAGCTGATCGCCCGCGCGATCCATGACCGCAGCCAACGTCGCGGCCGTGCTTTCGTCGCCATCAACTGCGGCGCGCTCCGTGACACGCTTCTGGAAAGCGAACTTTTCGGACACGAAAAAGGTTCGTTCACCGGCGCTTACCAAAAGAAAATGGGACTCGCGGAAGCCGCGAACGGCGGAACTCTGTTCCTCGACGAAATCGGTGAGCTCGCTCCCGCAATTCAGTCGAAACTTCTGCGCTTCCTGCAAGAGGGCGAGATCTTCCGCGTCGGCGGCAAGGATCCCGTGAAAGTGGACGTTCGCGTGATCTGCGCGACGAACCGCGACCTCGCCAAAGAAGTCCAAATCGGTAACTTCCGTGAGGACCTCTTCTATCGGATCAACACCATCATCCTCGAAGTGCCGCCGCTCCGTCGTCGTAAAGAAGACATCCCGGCGCTCATCAACTACTTCCTGTCGAACGGTGGCAATGCGGGTCTTTTGAACCGCGGTCGTCAGATGGACGCGGAAGCGATGCAGTCGATGGTGAACTACGAGTGGCCCGGTAACATCCGTGAGCTTCAGAACGTTTGCGAACGTCTGCAGATCCTGGCGGATGGCCACACGATCATGTTCAACGACCTTCCCGATAACGTGCGCACTCCCGAGAACAAGGACGAAACCGGTGAGTACGATCCCCAAATCACTTTGGCGGAACTCGAGAAGCGTTACATCCTGAAGGCCCTTGTTCACTTCGATGGGAACAAGACTCAGGCGGCACAAGCTCTTGGGATCACGATCAAGACGCTCTATAACAAACTCCACGAGTACGGTGAGTTCGAGCGTTTCGCAGTTCACTCGCGTCCGAAGGCGTAA
- a CDS encoding transglycosylase SLT domain-containing protein produces MGFPSSTTQLCRITMLLAALGFPLLTLANYQGTQARGPVATRTQAPARTTSAALTPSVAMANAGHIRPASKRALRVDDPGVTGGLSVQPSIAVDGVPSSTVTTPSGTATTTSLPSGVRGLSASVPTGSPVVMPPPAPNTQDPNLLPMMLQVAGALIKGMPSDSTGKNHDTNAELRATAERAGALNARVNQVTSGVQGVPPATCTSCLTSTTQDPRFERCSNQNGYFEDVLAGGNLPAMQALKDATPSNATVTCMAERMRTSGGRFNYCSQGSGGYGQRVNRPCASERMVRAVASAFELTSECLAGYVDPGTENNAEAKASLRRALFQLINHESGFVPNSVSSTEAGGMGQLTQGAIQHINREEFGTIQARIKSSSNPACQQLAKSEYRPMQGSTANGCERLALQNGNPQLNLMYSMAHMKLIYDQVAGQLDRAGVSGAARTTLLHQLLVWGHNVGSGGMGEILRISLSRHGASLRAGNVGAFLQAMQQDTASWHRAKGQRDPAEPTRFLAKTQNDLASLERRVNGSCGVIK; encoded by the coding sequence ATGGGGTTCCCGTCGTCAACAACTCAACTTTGCCGGATCACGATGCTCTTGGCCGCGCTGGGCTTCCCCCTGCTCACACTCGCGAACTATCAGGGCACTCAGGCCCGTGGCCCCGTCGCGACCCGCACGCAAGCCCCGGCACGCACCACGAGCGCCGCCCTCACACCGAGCGTGGCGATGGCCAACGCCGGTCACATTCGTCCCGCTTCGAAGCGCGCGCTGCGCGTGGATGATCCCGGCGTCACCGGCGGCCTGAGCGTGCAGCCCTCGATCGCGGTCGACGGCGTTCCTTCGTCCACCGTCACCACGCCGAGCGGCACCGCGACCACGACATCACTGCCTTCCGGTGTCCGCGGTTTGAGCGCATCCGTTCCCACGGGCTCGCCGGTCGTGATGCCCCCGCCCGCACCGAACACCCAAGATCCCAATCTGCTGCCGATGATGTTGCAGGTTGCGGGCGCACTGATCAAAGGCATGCCGTCAGACTCGACCGGAAAAAATCACGACACCAACGCCGAGCTGCGCGCCACCGCCGAACGCGCCGGTGCGCTCAACGCCCGCGTGAACCAAGTCACCTCGGGTGTTCAGGGCGTGCCCCCGGCGACCTGTACCTCTTGTTTGACCAGCACCACCCAGGATCCCCGCTTCGAACGCTGCTCGAATCAGAATGGCTACTTCGAGGACGTTCTCGCCGGCGGGAACTTACCGGCGATGCAGGCCTTGAAAGACGCGACACCCTCGAATGCCACCGTCACCTGCATGGCCGAACGGATGCGCACCTCGGGTGGACGCTTCAACTATTGCTCGCAAGGAAGTGGCGGTTACGGCCAACGCGTGAACCGCCCCTGCGCTTCCGAACGTATGGTCCGCGCGGTCGCTTCGGCTTTCGAGCTGACCTCGGAGTGCCTGGCGGGCTACGTGGATCCCGGAACCGAAAATAACGCCGAGGCGAAAGCCTCTTTGCGCCGTGCCCTCTTTCAGTTGATCAATCACGAGTCGGGTTTCGTCCCGAACTCGGTCTCGTCAACGGAAGCCGGCGGCATGGGACAGCTGACCCAAGGCGCGATCCAACACATCAATCGCGAAGAGTTCGGCACGATCCAGGCACGCATCAAATCCAGCTCCAATCCCGCCTGCCAGCAGCTCGCGAAATCGGAATACCGTCCGATGCAGGGCTCGACGGCCAACGGCTGCGAACGCCTGGCATTGCAGAACGGAAATCCGCAGCTGAATCTGATGTACTCGATGGCGCATATGAAACTGATCTACGACCAAGTCGCGGGACAACTGGACCGCGCGGGCGTGAGCGGCGCGGCCCGCACGACGCTCCTTCACCAACTTCTGGTGTGGGGACACAACGTGGGTTCGGGCGGCATGGGCGAAATCCTGCGCATCTCATTGAGCCGTCACGGAGCGAGCTTACGCGCGGGCAATGTCGGCGCGTTCCTGCAAGCCATGCAGCAAGACACCGCCAGCTGGCACCGCGCGAAGGGCCAACGCGATCCCGCCGAGCCCACCCGCTTCCTGGCCAAAACCCAAAACGACCTGGCATCGCTCGAACGCCGCGTGAACGGCAGCTGCGGGGTGATCAAATGA
- a CDS encoding NADH-quinone oxidoreductase subunit I, which yields MSVVERSGELQKWYLPGILGGLAITGKHLIKNLINKKGMPAINYPEEKHEYSARFKGNHVLTVKKDGSLRCTACMLCATNCPAECITIVASEHTDPTVEKFPIKYEIDILRCVFCGFCEEACPVDAIRMGPEWQTPSLSGGQFNYGIEKLAYRPQLKGGILSVVDDEERHKAGI from the coding sequence GTGAGTGTTGTTGAACGTTCGGGTGAACTTCAGAAGTGGTACCTGCCCGGGATTCTGGGCGGGCTCGCCATCACCGGCAAACACTTGATCAAGAACTTGATCAACAAAAAAGGCATGCCGGCCATCAACTATCCGGAAGAGAAGCACGAGTATTCGGCGCGCTTCAAAGGGAACCACGTCCTGACGGTGAAGAAGGACGGTTCGCTCCGTTGCACGGCGTGTATGTTGTGCGCGACGAACTGCCCCGCGGAATGCATCACCATCGTGGCGTCGGAACACACCGATCCCACGGTCGAGAAATTCCCGATCAAGTACGAGATCGACATCCTTCGTTGCGTCTTCTGCGGCTTCTGTGAAGAGGCCTGCCCTGTCGACGCGATCCGGATGGGCCCCGAGTGGCAGACCCCGTCGCTTTCGGGCGGTCAGTTCAATTACGGGATCGAGAAACTCGCCTACCGTCCCCAGCTCAAAGGCGGCATCCTTTCGGTCGTCGACGACGAAGAAAGACACAAGGCGGGAATCTAG
- the nuoE gene encoding NADH-quinone oxidoreductase subunit NuoE, whose amino-acid sequence MFELSAEGLQKVKKEMTRYETVESAIIPSLYIAQKENNGWISQDVIRTLSKVLGLPESRINEVFTFYTMFNQKSVGKYHVQVCQTLSCHVNGAQDLVNHMCKELKVKMNEVTADGKFSISRAECLGSCGTAPMMMVNDEYHENLTPESAMNLLRSLK is encoded by the coding sequence ATGTTTGAACTCTCGGCCGAAGGCCTGCAAAAAGTGAAGAAAGAGATGACCCGCTACGAGACCGTCGAGTCGGCGATCATCCCGTCCTTGTACATCGCGCAGAAAGAAAACAACGGCTGGATCAGCCAGGATGTGATCCGTACGCTGTCGAAAGTGCTGGGTCTTCCCGAATCGCGCATCAACGAAGTGTTCACGTTCTACACGATGTTCAATCAGAAGAGCGTCGGTAAGTACCATGTGCAAGTTTGCCAGACGCTGAGCTGCCATGTGAATGGCGCGCAGGATCTGGTGAACCACATGTGCAAAGAACTGAAAGTGAAAATGAACGAGGTCACCGCCGACGGGAAATTCTCGATTTCGCGCGCGGAGTGTCTGGGCAGTTGCGGAACCGCGCCCATGATGATGGTCAACGACGAGTACCACGAGAACCTCACGCCCGAATCCGCGATGAATCTTTTGAGGAGCTTGAAATGA
- a CDS encoding (2Fe-2S)-binding protein codes for MPKCTINGVELEVKEGTTIIEAMKNNEQSIAHYCWHPGLSVAGVCRLCMVEIEGNPRLQIACNTVVTEGMKVNNTSEKVKDAAKWGLDFHLINHPLDCPICDQAGECGLQDQYMEFGKYNPEMAEKKVKKHKVVDLGPTVVLDSERCILCSRCVRFTEEVTKTNELGIFNRGDHAEIGTHDGVELDNAYSLNTVDICPVGALTAKDFRFRQRVWYLKDAPTVCTGCSTGCNVRVYFNKEGFFRAKPIYNPDVNGHWMSDSGRDFYKFVNRDARWLKGRRLGKNGWEELAPGAAAKEAGAVVKAGGSSVALVLTGQYTSEEYETIIANFVSNVGTKNIFHWINNPESFEAFDGLLKRGDKNPNTKGLLSVLAQHGITAGWNDLVEGLKSKKIKTVVVAGPENFFVFPDIEEKVKLLSQAENLIWMQSTKNEFVEKLSSGNVWQIPMKSYLEKDGTFVNFKGLAQKIKKVTTIVNEALSLTDAAQLLTGQNLIFRAEPSTFVEVQKPQDRVTVETRKKNEFVFRRGSL; via the coding sequence ATGCCGAAATGCACCATTAATGGCGTCGAGCTCGAAGTCAAAGAAGGAACGACGATCATCGAGGCCATGAAAAACAATGAGCAATCCATTGCTCACTACTGCTGGCACCCCGGTTTGTCGGTCGCGGGCGTGTGCCGCTTGTGTATGGTCGAGATCGAAGGAAATCCCCGCCTGCAGATCGCGTGCAATACCGTGGTCACTGAAGGCATGAAAGTGAACAACACTTCGGAAAAGGTGAAAGACGCCGCGAAGTGGGGTTTGGATTTCCATTTGATCAATCACCCCTTGGATTGCCCGATCTGCGACCAAGCCGGTGAGTGCGGTCTGCAAGACCAGTATATGGAATTCGGGAAATACAATCCCGAGATGGCCGAAAAGAAAGTCAAAAAACACAAGGTCGTCGATCTGGGACCCACCGTGGTTCTGGATTCCGAGCGTTGCATCCTGTGTTCGCGTTGCGTGCGCTTCACCGAAGAAGTCACGAAGACGAACGAGCTGGGGATCTTCAATCGCGGGGACCACGCCGAGATCGGCACCCACGACGGCGTCGAACTCGACAATGCGTACTCACTGAATACGGTGGACATCTGCCCGGTCGGCGCGCTGACCGCGAAAGACTTCCGGTTCCGCCAACGGGTTTGGTATCTCAAAGATGCGCCCACGGTCTGCACCGGCTGCTCGACGGGCTGTAACGTTCGCGTGTACTTCAACAAAGAAGGATTCTTCCGCGCGAAGCCGATCTACAATCCCGACGTGAACGGTCACTGGATGAGCGATTCCGGTCGCGACTTCTACAAGTTCGTGAACCGCGATGCGCGTTGGCTGAAGGGCCGTCGTCTGGGCAAAAACGGTTGGGAAGAGCTCGCTCCCGGCGCGGCGGCGAAAGAAGCCGGCGCGGTCGTGAAGGCGGGGGGCTCGTCCGTGGCGCTGGTCTTGACGGGCCAGTACACCTCGGAAGAGTACGAAACCATCATCGCGAACTTCGTCTCGAATGTCGGTACGAAAAACATCTTCCATTGGATCAACAATCCCGAAAGTTTCGAAGCTTTCGATGGATTGCTGAAACGCGGGGACAAGAACCCGAACACCAAGGGCCTGTTGTCCGTGCTCGCGCAGCACGGGATCACCGCGGGTTGGAATGACCTGGTGGAAGGCCTGAAGTCGAAGAAGATCAAAACCGTCGTCGTCGCCGGTCCCGAAAACTTCTTCGTCTTCCCGGACATCGAAGAAAAAGTGAAGCTCTTGAGCCAGGCGGAAAACCTGATCTGGATGCAAAGCACGAAGAACGAGTTCGTCGAAAAACTGAGCTCGGGCAATGTGTGGCAGATTCCCATGAAGTCGTACTTGGAAAAGGACGGCACCTTCGTGAACTTCAAGGGCCTGGCCCAGAAGATCAAAAAGGTCACCACCATCGTGAACGAAGCCCTCAGCCTGACGGACGCGGCCCAGCTGCTGACCGGTCAGAACCTGATCTTCCGCGCCGAGCCTTCGACTTTCGTGGAAGTCCAGAAGCCTCAGGACCGCGTGACCGTGGAAACGCGTAAGAAAAACGAATTCGTCTTCCGTCGGGGGTCGCTGTGA
- a CDS encoding tyrosine-type recombinase/integrase, giving the protein MSDEKRLQPLSSLVDKFLKYQENIKSASPHTLKAYGRDLSQSIERMNSLQELRDRIGEVQLRWKHLAPASRNRKAATLKSFFSYLFDEKLINEDWSRRVVSPKVPRKLPHFISVDEALVLLQYIEKDQRPEALETEVLFLLMYGGGLRVSEACGLRVKDIDFRGRVLRILGKGRKERLVALPSRAVEALIKKTREEALAPDDFIWGADAMDPRNAYEKIRRLAREAGLLRPLHPHALRHSFATHLLSGGANLRTLQELLGHASLVATQKYTQVSMDDLARTLEARHPLSSPNKKRPA; this is encoded by the coding sequence ATGAGTGACGAAAAGCGTCTCCAGCCTCTTTCGTCGTTAGTTGATAAGTTCTTGAAATATCAAGAGAATATCAAATCCGCATCACCTCATACGTTGAAGGCCTATGGCCGAGATTTGTCACAATCGATCGAAAGAATGAACTCGTTACAAGAGCTGCGCGATCGCATCGGCGAAGTGCAGCTGCGCTGGAAGCATCTCGCACCGGCCAGTCGCAACCGCAAAGCCGCCACGCTGAAGTCGTTCTTCTCTTATCTGTTCGACGAAAAGCTGATCAACGAGGACTGGTCCCGGCGCGTGGTCAGCCCCAAGGTGCCGCGCAAACTTCCGCACTTCATCTCGGTCGATGAGGCCTTGGTGCTGCTTCAATATATAGAGAAAGATCAGCGGCCCGAGGCCCTGGAAACCGAAGTCCTCTTCCTTCTGATGTACGGAGGCGGCCTGCGGGTCAGCGAAGCCTGCGGCCTGCGCGTGAAGGACATCGACTTCCGCGGGCGCGTGCTGCGCATCTTGGGTAAAGGACGCAAAGAACGCCTGGTCGCCCTCCCCTCGCGCGCGGTTGAGGCCTTGATCAAGAAGACGCGTGAAGAGGCCCTGGCCCCCGACGACTTCATTTGGGGAGCCGACGCGATGGATCCGCGCAACGCCTACGAGAAGATCCGTCGCCTCGCGCGCGAAGCGGGCCTATTACGACCGCTGCATCCCCACGCCCTTCGCCACTCGTTCGCCACGCATCTGCTCTCGGGCGGCGCGAACCTGCGTACGTTGCAAGAGCTGTTGGGGCACGCGAGTCTGGTCGCGACCCAGAAGTACACCCAGGTCTCGATGGACGATTTGGCCCGCACCCTCGAGGCACGCCATCCTTTGAGTTCTCCGAATAAAAAACGCCCGGCTTGA
- a CDS encoding FecR domain-containing protein, which translates to MNKFTTMFVASAGALIALSMMGGDYSYAQPEVYGTMMVVKGDIKVNSTKSGKVETAKVGFKVYAGDAIQSGADSRAKIIMSDKNVINVSPDSKVTIAKYENNPAKDSRNVELKVDYGKVRASVEQQYDGEKNKFNVRTPTAVAGVRGTDFIAGYNPTTRKTTVMTFKGLVAVGVAGANGSITKAVFVRPGQSADVDETQKVQTPQTVPQNQLNDANQESSADTAKGGVTEAAPAATAAAPAKDQEPKKDEAKADGPAPGPANADQAAKAEPAKESAPATPPASTSSSTPNPTTSPGEGSTSPARTTASVPPVSMISSRDLDTSISREIKVAPELPKVPTTYKPPTAAPVVAPTPNPFVDNAIRNQKSRVRVEICLPGTGC; encoded by the coding sequence ATGAACAAGTTCACCACGATGTTCGTAGCGAGCGCCGGAGCGTTGATCGCCCTTTCCATGATGGGCGGCGACTACTCTTACGCGCAACCCGAAGTCTACGGAACCATGATGGTCGTCAAAGGCGACATCAAAGTGAACTCCACGAAATCCGGCAAGGTCGAGACCGCGAAAGTGGGCTTCAAAGTCTACGCGGGCGACGCGATCCAATCGGGCGCGGATTCGCGTGCGAAGATCATCATGTCGGATAAGAACGTCATCAACGTTTCGCCGGATTCGAAAGTCACCATCGCGAAGTACGAAAACAACCCCGCTAAAGACAGCCGCAACGTCGAACTGAAAGTCGACTATGGTAAAGTCCGCGCGAGCGTCGAGCAGCAGTACGACGGTGAAAAGAACAAGTTCAACGTACGTACCCCCACCGCCGTCGCCGGCGTTCGCGGAACCGACTTCATCGCGGGCTATAACCCGACCACACGCAAAACGACCGTCATGACCTTCAAGGGTCTGGTGGCCGTGGGGGTCGCCGGCGCGAACGGCTCGATCACGAAAGCGGTCTTCGTCCGTCCCGGACAAAGCGCCGACGTGGATGAGACGCAAAAAGTCCAAACGCCGCAAACCGTTCCGCAAAATCAGCTGAATGATGCGAATCAAGAATCTTCGGCGGACACCGCGAAAGGCGGCGTGACTGAGGCGGCCCCCGCAGCGACCGCCGCGGCCCCGGCGAAAGACCAGGAGCCGAAGAAGGACGAAGCGAAAGCCGACGGCCCTGCGCCCGGACCCGCAAATGCAGATCAGGCGGCGAAAGCGGAACCCGCGAAAGAATCTGCACCCGCCACGCCCCCCGCTTCGACATCGAGTTCTACACCGAACCCGACAACGAGTCCCGGAGAGGGAAGCACTTCCCCCGCACGCACGACCGCTTCGGTTCCTCCGGTTTCGATGATCAGTTCGCGTGATCTTGATACAAGCATCTCGCGCGAGATCAAAGTCGCGCCCGAACTTCCTAAGGTGCCCACGACTTACAAACCGCCGACCGCCGCGCCCGTCGTCGCGCCGACACCGAACCCTTTCGTGGACAATGCGATCCGCAACCAAAAGTCCAGGGTCCGCGTCGAGATCTGCCTGCCCGGTACCGGCTGTTAA
- the nuoF gene encoding NADH-quinone oxidoreductase subunit NuoF yields the protein MSGSINCTHVPGQSKLLSEFYHLDEFRGLEGYKKNGGYKTLEKALKMQPQQIIDEVKASGLRGRGGAGFPTGTKWSFLPKNNEPRYLLCNADEGEPGTFKDRLMMERAPHQLIEGMIMSAFAIGSKKSYIYVRGEYYVSIRILLAAIEEAKKAGYLGKNILGSGFDHEMDVYSGAGAYICGEETGMISSLEGLKGQPKLKPPFPAVQGYLRKPTIVNNVETLAAVIPIIRDGAAAYRKFGTEKSAGTKLFSISGAVVHGGNFEVPLAYPLKDLISMAGGLRPGRQLKAVIPGGSSSPVLTAEEANRATLDYECLAQMGSMLGSGAVIVLDDTTCMVEALANLTHFYHHESCGQCTPCREGTGWLDKIVHSILSGRGRLQDIDLLVKVADNMKGRTICALSDAAALPVISFVSKFRDEFEYYVREGRSKVKGVAYAEMHH from the coding sequence ATGAGCGGAAGCATCAATTGCACCCACGTTCCGGGTCAGTCGAAACTGCTATCGGAGTTCTACCACCTGGACGAGTTCCGCGGTCTTGAGGGCTACAAGAAAAACGGCGGTTACAAGACGCTGGAAAAAGCCCTCAAAATGCAGCCCCAGCAGATCATCGACGAAGTGAAGGCTTCGGGCTTGCGCGGCCGTGGTGGCGCGGGTTTCCCGACCGGCACCAAGTGGAGCTTCCTGCCGAAAAACAATGAGCCCCGCTATCTTCTCTGCAACGCGGATGAAGGCGAACCCGGCACGTTCAAAGATCGTCTGATGATGGAGCGCGCTCCGCACCAGTTGATCGAAGGCATGATCATGTCGGCCTTCGCGATCGGCTCGAAAAAGTCCTACATCTACGTCCGTGGCGAGTACTACGTCTCGATCCGCATCTTGCTCGCCGCGATCGAAGAAGCGAAGAAGGCCGGTTACCTCGGCAAAAACATCCTGGGCTCGGGTTTCGACCACGAGATGGACGTTTATTCGGGGGCGGGCGCTTACATCTGCGGTGAAGAGACCGGGATGATCTCGTCGCTCGAAGGCCTGAAAGGCCAGCCGAAGCTGAAACCGCCCTTCCCGGCGGTGCAGGGTTATCTGCGCAAACCCACCATCGTGAATAACGTTGAGACGCTCGCGGCGGTCATCCCGATCATCCGTGACGGCGCGGCGGCTTACCGCAAATTCGGCACCGAAAAGTCGGCGGGCACGAAGCTCTTCTCGATCAGCGGCGCGGTCGTGCACGGCGGGAACTTCGAAGTGCCCCTCGCGTATCCGCTCAAAGATTTGATCTCGATGGCGGGCGGCCTTCGCCCCGGTCGTCAGCTGAAAGCCGTGATTCCCGGCGGAAGCTCTTCGCCGGTTTTGACCGCGGAAGAAGCGAACCGCGCGACGCTCGACTACGAATGTCTGGCGCAGATGGGTTCGATGCTCGGTTCGGGCGCGGTCATCGTGCTGGACGATACGACCTGCATGGTCGAGGCGCTGGCGAATTTGACTCATTTCTATCATCACGAATCTTGCGGTCAGTGCACGCCCTGCCGTGAAGGCACGGGCTGGTTGGACAAGATCGTCCATTCGATCCTGTCGGGCCGCGGCCGTCTGCAAGACATCGATCTTCTGGTGAAAGTGGCCGACAACATGAAGGGGCGCACGATCTGCGCGCTTTCGGATGCGGCGGCTTTGCCGGTCATCAGCTTCGTGAGCAAGTTCCGCGACGAATTCGAGTACTATGTGCGCGAAGGTCGTTCGAAAGTTAAAGGGGTGGCGTATGCCGAAATGCACCATTAA